One genomic window of Micromonospora sp. WMMD1128 includes the following:
- a CDS encoding S1 family peptidase: MDRRRMTAIGVLVAAAGLTAAVTLPSFAGEEPRRAAPTADGVAPEVLDALGRDLSLTRDQAVRRLRTERWAAGTVTTLRTELGAAYGGSWLAADGATLNVAVTDAPGAARVKAAGAVPKRVARGVAELDAVKTRLDRAGAGAGPDIAGWYVDVATNSVVVVARPGAEAAGRRFAAAGGTGAVRVRTADEAPRPLFDVRGGDAFFINNAGRCSVGFSVVGGFVTAGHCGQPGDRTTGSNRVAQGTFSASSFPGDDWAVVEVNGDWTPQGVVNDFNGGTVPVNGSTEAPVGASICRSGSTTGTRCGVVQAKNATVNYPEGTVTGLTRTDVCAEPGDSGGAWLSGDQAQGVTSGGSGDCTRGGVTFFQPVNEILQRNNLTLVTAGGQPEPAEPPAGGGETVPPASAPPAEPPAGDAECTGQVNRSGRIAAGRTQVQPDGRFFRVAGGAQEACVAAPDGARVVLELQRFTGGAFRTVARADNADGPVRLTADTPAGAYRYRVVGLAGSGEYTLAFSAR; this comes from the coding sequence ATGGACCGCAGACGGATGACAGCCATCGGCGTACTGGTGGCGGCGGCCGGGCTGACGGCGGCGGTGACCCTGCCGTCGTTCGCCGGTGAAGAACCCCGGCGGGCCGCCCCGACCGCCGACGGCGTCGCCCCGGAGGTGCTGGACGCGCTGGGCCGCGACCTCTCGCTCACCCGCGACCAGGCGGTACGCCGGCTGCGCACCGAACGCTGGGCCGCCGGCACGGTCACCACACTGCGTACCGAACTCGGCGCCGCCTACGGCGGAAGCTGGCTCGCCGCCGACGGCGCCACGCTCAACGTGGCGGTCACCGATGCGCCCGGTGCGGCACGGGTGAAGGCGGCCGGCGCGGTGCCGAAGCGGGTCGCGCGCGGCGTCGCCGAGCTGGACGCGGTGAAGACCCGGCTCGACCGGGCCGGCGCCGGCGCCGGCCCGGACATCGCGGGCTGGTACGTCGACGTGGCGACGAACTCCGTGGTGGTGGTCGCCCGGCCCGGCGCGGAGGCCGCCGGTCGTCGGTTCGCCGCCGCCGGTGGGACGGGCGCGGTCCGGGTGCGGACCGCCGACGAGGCCCCCCGCCCGCTGTTCGACGTCCGGGGTGGCGACGCGTTCTTCATCAACAACGCCGGCCGCTGCTCGGTCGGCTTCTCGGTGGTCGGCGGTTTCGTCACCGCCGGGCACTGCGGCCAGCCGGGTGACCGCACGACCGGGTCGAACCGGGTGGCCCAGGGCACGTTCTCCGCGTCCTCGTTCCCCGGTGACGACTGGGCCGTGGTCGAGGTCAACGGCGACTGGACGCCGCAGGGCGTGGTGAACGACTTCAACGGCGGCACGGTGCCGGTGAACGGCTCCACCGAAGCCCCGGTGGGCGCGTCGATCTGCCGCTCCGGCTCCACCACCGGCACCCGGTGCGGGGTGGTCCAGGCCAAGAACGCCACGGTCAACTACCCGGAGGGGACGGTCACCGGCCTGACCCGCACCGACGTCTGCGCCGAGCCGGGCGACTCCGGCGGCGCGTGGCTCTCCGGCGACCAGGCGCAGGGCGTCACCTCCGGCGGGTCCGGCGACTGCACCCGCGGCGGGGTCACGTTCTTCCAGCCGGTCAACGAGATCCTCCAACGCAACAACCTGACCCTGGTCACCGCCGGCGGCCAGCCGGAGCCCGCGGAACCGCCGGCCGGTGGCGGCGAGACGGTCCCGCCGGCCAGCGCGCCGCCCGCGGAACCGCCGGCCGGCGACGCCGAGTGCACCGGCCAGGTGAACCGGAGCGGCCGGATCGCCGCCGGACGTACCCAGGTGCAGCCGGACGGCCGCTTCTTCCGGGTGGCCGGCGGCGCCCAGGAGGCGTGCGTGGCCGCCCCGGACGGCGCCCGGGTGGTGCTGGAGCTGCAACGCTTCACCGGCGGCGCGTTCCGCACCGTGGCCCGCGCCGACAACGCCGACGGCCCGGTCCGGCTGACCGCCGACACCCCGGCCGGCGCCTACCGCTACCGGGTCGTCGGGCTGGCCGGCTCCGGCGAGTACACGCTGGCGTTCTCCGCCCGCTGA
- a CDS encoding ribonuclease J, producing the protein MTEAHIEGELPPPLPEGGLRIIPLGGLGAIGRNMTVFEFDGKLLIVDCGVLFPDVEQPGVDLILPDFGPILDRLADVQAIVLTHGHEDHIGAVPYLLAHKPDIPLVGSQFTLALVEAKLAERRIQPYTLTVREGGRERLGPFECEFFAVNHSIPDALAVAIRTPAGLVLHTGDFKMDQLPLDGRITDLAGFARLGAEGVDLLLSDSTNAEIPGFVTPEREIGPVLDSIFAKAKGRIIVASFASHVHRVQQVFDSAAEHGRKVALIGRSMVRNMGIARDLGLLNIPAGLVVGIEEATNLPPEQIVLMSTGSQGEPMSALGRMASGDHRHITIAPGDTVVLASSLVPGNETSVYRVINRLARAGAVVVHKDVAKVHVSGHAPAGELLYLLNVVRPSNLMPVHGEWRHLRAHARLGIESGVAPDRVVLCEDGDVVDLVEGRASLVGRVKSRYVYVDGLAVGDVSESLLTERRILGDGGFIATTVVVDSVTGKVVAGPTVSAKGFSEDPAAFNPVVPLVTEALNRAAADGITDPHQLQQIVRRTVGRWVNDAYRRRPMIVPTVVEV; encoded by the coding sequence GTGACCGAGGCGCACATCGAGGGTGAGCTGCCCCCGCCGCTGCCGGAAGGCGGCCTGCGGATCATCCCGCTCGGCGGACTCGGCGCCATCGGCCGGAACATGACCGTCTTCGAGTTCGACGGCAAGCTGCTGATCGTCGACTGCGGGGTGCTCTTCCCCGACGTCGAGCAGCCGGGTGTGGATCTGATCCTGCCCGACTTCGGCCCGATCCTGGACCGGCTGGCCGACGTACAGGCGATCGTGCTCACCCACGGCCACGAGGACCACATCGGCGCGGTGCCGTACCTGCTCGCCCACAAGCCCGACATTCCGCTTGTCGGCTCCCAGTTCACGCTGGCGCTCGTCGAGGCGAAACTGGCCGAGCGGCGGATCCAGCCCTACACGCTCACCGTCCGGGAGGGCGGCCGGGAACGGCTCGGCCCGTTCGAGTGCGAGTTCTTCGCGGTGAACCACTCGATCCCCGACGCGCTCGCGGTGGCCATCCGCACCCCGGCCGGCCTGGTGCTGCACACCGGCGACTTCAAGATGGACCAGCTCCCGCTGGACGGCCGGATCACCGACCTGGCCGGCTTCGCCCGGCTCGGCGCCGAGGGCGTCGACCTGCTGCTGTCCGACTCCACGAACGCGGAGATCCCCGGGTTCGTCACGCCGGAGCGGGAGATCGGGCCGGTGCTCGACTCGATCTTCGCGAAGGCCAAGGGGCGGATCATCGTCGCCTCGTTCGCCTCGCACGTGCACCGGGTGCAGCAGGTCTTCGACTCGGCGGCCGAGCACGGCCGCAAGGTGGCGCTGATCGGCCGGTCCATGGTCCGCAACATGGGCATCGCCCGCGACCTGGGCCTGCTCAACATCCCGGCCGGTCTGGTGGTGGGGATCGAGGAGGCCACCAACCTGCCGCCCGAGCAGATCGTGCTGATGTCCACCGGCTCGCAGGGCGAGCCGATGAGCGCGCTCGGCCGGATGGCCAGCGGCGACCACCGGCACATCACCATCGCGCCGGGCGACACGGTGGTGCTGGCCTCCTCGCTGGTGCCCGGCAACGAGACGTCGGTCTACCGGGTGATCAACCGGCTGGCCCGGGCCGGCGCCGTGGTGGTGCACAAGGACGTGGCCAAGGTGCACGTCTCCGGGCACGCCCCGGCCGGCGAGTTGCTCTACCTGCTCAACGTGGTGCGGCCGAGCAACCTGATGCCGGTGCACGGCGAGTGGCGGCACCTGCGGGCGCACGCCCGCCTCGGCATCGAGTCAGGCGTCGCGCCGGACCGGGTGGTGCTCTGCGAGGACGGCGACGTGGTCGACCTGGTCGAGGGCCGGGCCAGCCTGGTCGGGCGGGTGAAGAGCCGGTACGTCTACGTCGACGGCCTCGCCGTCGGCGACGTCAGCGAGTCGCTGTTGACCGAGCGCCGGATCCTCGGCGACGGCGGGTTCATCGCGACCACCGTCGTGGTCGACTCGGTCACCGGCAAGGTGGTCGCCGGCCCGACCGTCTCGGCGAAGGGCTTCTCCGAGGACCCGGCCGCGTTCAACCCGGTGGTGCCGCTGGTCACCGAGGCGCTGAACCGGGCCGCCGCGGACGGCATCACCGACCCGCACCAGCTCCAGCAGATCGTCCGCCGGACGGTGGGACGCTGGGTCAACGACGCGTACCGCCGTCGTCCGATGATCGTCCCGACCGTCGTCGAGGTCTGA
- the dapA gene encoding 4-hydroxy-tetrahydrodipicolinate synthase, translated as MTHDHSAAPHPGASRPFGRVITAMVTPFTPDGALDLDGATRLARYLVDEQGNDALVLNGTTGESPTTTDAEKETLVRAVVEAVGDRARIVAGVGTNDTRHTVELAAQAEKAGAHGLLVVTPYYNKPPQAGLLHHFTTVADATGLPVMLYDIPHRSGVAIATETLVKLAEHGRIVAVKDAKGDLTATSEVLARSDLAFYSGEDALTLPFLSVGAVGVVGTSTHFTGALTRQLIEAFGAGDHAGALALHRRLLPLYTGIFRTQGTILVKAGLAAQGLPAGPVRPPLVEATGDELARLRADCAAAGLPLPE; from the coding sequence ATGACGCACGACCACTCCGCCGCCCCACACCCGGGGGCGTCACGCCCGTTCGGACGGGTGATCACGGCCATGGTGACGCCGTTCACCCCCGACGGCGCGCTCGACCTGGACGGCGCCACCCGGCTGGCCCGCTATCTCGTCGACGAGCAGGGCAACGACGCGCTCGTGCTCAACGGCACCACCGGCGAGTCGCCGACCACCACCGACGCGGAGAAGGAGACGCTGGTCCGCGCCGTGGTCGAGGCGGTCGGCGACCGGGCCCGGATCGTGGCCGGGGTGGGCACCAACGACACCCGGCACACCGTCGAGCTGGCCGCGCAGGCGGAGAAGGCCGGCGCGCACGGCCTGCTCGTCGTCACGCCCTACTACAACAAGCCGCCGCAGGCCGGGCTGCTGCACCACTTCACCACCGTCGCGGACGCCACCGGGCTGCCGGTCATGCTCTACGACATCCCGCACCGCTCCGGCGTGGCGATCGCCACCGAGACGCTCGTCAAGCTCGCCGAGCACGGCCGGATCGTCGCGGTCAAGGACGCCAAGGGCGACCTGACGGCCACCTCGGAGGTGCTGGCCCGCAGCGACCTCGCGTTCTACAGCGGTGAGGACGCGCTCACCCTGCCGTTCCTGTCGGTCGGCGCGGTCGGCGTGGTCGGCACCTCGACGCATTTCACCGGCGCGCTGACCAGGCAGTTGATCGAGGCGTTCGGGGCCGGCGACCACGCCGGCGCGCTCGCGCTGCACCGGCGGCTGCTGCCGCTCTACACAGGTATCTTCCGCACCCAGGGCACGATCCTGGTCAAGGCCGGCCTCGCGGCCCAGGGCCTGCCGGCCGGCCCGGTGCGACCGCCGCTGGTGGAGGCCACCGGCGACGAACTGGCCCGGCTGCGCGCCGACTGCGCCGCCGCGGGCCTGCCCCTGCCCGAATGA
- the thyX gene encoding FAD-dependent thymidylate synthase — MVQPQVKLIAWTQFQAPDEVPWSTDADGGQALAEFAGRACYQSWKKPNPATATNAGYLAHILDVGHLSVLEHGSVSFYFSGVSRSFTHELIRHRHFSYSQLSQRYVPERDAAMVEPAVIAEDPELHKKFVEASEAAVRAYTDLLEGLEARFTDEPNPTLRRKQARQAARAVLPNATETRIVVTGNYRAWRHFVKMRATEHADVEIRELAVECLRQLKGVAPNVFADFVISTLPDGTEVAASPHAE, encoded by the coding sequence ATGGTGCAGCCCCAGGTGAAGCTGATCGCGTGGACGCAGTTCCAGGCGCCGGACGAGGTGCCGTGGTCGACCGACGCCGACGGTGGGCAGGCGCTCGCCGAGTTCGCCGGTCGGGCCTGCTACCAGAGCTGGAAGAAGCCGAACCCGGCCACCGCGACGAACGCCGGCTACCTGGCGCACATCCTCGACGTCGGCCACCTGAGCGTGCTGGAGCACGGTTCGGTGAGCTTCTACTTCAGCGGCGTCTCCCGGTCGTTCACCCACGAGCTGATCCGGCACCGGCACTTCTCCTACTCGCAGCTCTCCCAGCGCTACGTGCCGGAGCGGGACGCGGCGATGGTCGAGCCGGCGGTGATCGCCGAGGACCCTGAGCTGCACAAGAAGTTCGTCGAGGCGTCCGAGGCGGCGGTGCGGGCGTACACCGATCTGCTGGAGGGCCTGGAGGCCCGCTTCACCGACGAGCCCAACCCGACGCTGCGCCGCAAGCAGGCCCGGCAGGCGGCCCGGGCGGTGCTGCCGAACGCGACCGAGACCCGGATCGTGGTGACCGGCAACTACCGCGCCTGGCGGCACTTCGTCAAGATGCGCGCCACCGAGCACGCCGACGTGGAGATCCGCGAGCTGGCCGTGGAGTGCCTGCGTCAGCTCAAGGGCGTCGCGCCGAACGTGTTCGCCGACTTCGTGATCTCGACGCTGCCGGACGGCACCGAGGTGGCGGCGTCGCCGCACGCCGAGTGA
- a CDS encoding DUF2752 domain-containing protein — protein sequence MTSVDRPATAPDPYREPSTHVEPFPHAGPSPHVEPFPHAGPSPHVEPSPHGGPPTHVEPHGHAGPSAHAELHGQAELHGHGEGAGAAWPAGVAYQPVEPDRFTRMVLRLHARAPRWAVPLAALGCVGLGMAYALISDPTVSDPDARPTCLLKLTTGLDCPGCGGTRALWYVLHGDLPAAARHHFLFVFALPFLAWLFVAWAGNRAFGWRLPEPQFSPKVIGGFLAAWVAFSVVRNLPWAPFPSLYV from the coding sequence GTGACAAGCGTTGACCGGCCCGCCACCGCGCCCGACCCTTACCGGGAGCCGTCCACGCACGTCGAGCCGTTCCCACACGCCGGTCCGTCCCCGCACGTCGAGCCGTTCCCACACGCCGGTCCGTCCCCGCACGTCGAGCCGTCCCCGCACGGCGGTCCGCCCACGCACGTCGAGCCGCACGGACACGCCGGGCCGTCCGCTCACGCCGAGCTGCACGGGCAGGCCGAGCTGCACGGGCACGGTGAGGGGGCCGGGGCGGCGTGGCCGGCCGGGGTGGCCTACCAGCCGGTCGAGCCCGACCGGTTCACCCGGATGGTCCTACGCCTGCACGCGCGCGCCCCGCGCTGGGCGGTGCCGCTGGCCGCGCTGGGCTGCGTCGGCCTCGGCATGGCGTACGCGCTGATCAGCGATCCCACCGTAAGTGACCCGGACGCCCGGCCGACCTGCCTGCTCAAGCTCACGACCGGGCTGGACTGTCCGGGCTGCGGCGGCACCCGCGCGTTGTGGTACGTGTTGCACGGCGACCTGCCGGCGGCTGCCCGGCACCACTTCCTCTTCGTCTTCGCGTTGCCGTTCCTGGCCTGGCTCTTCGTCGCCTGGGCCGGCAATCGGGCGTTCGGCTGGAGGCTGCCGGAGCCGCAGTTCAGCCCGAAGGTGATCGGCGGCTTCCTGGCTGCCTGGGTGGCCTTCTCGGTGGTCCGCAACCTGCCCTGGGCCCCGTTCCCCTCGCTCTACGTCTGA
- a CDS encoding crosslink repair DNA glycosylase YcaQ family protein translates to MAVPDSLSLAQARRVALAAQGFADPAPTGVPTRRHLRRVLDRVGLIQMDSVNVLQRAHYLPLYSRLGPYPTALLDTAAYRRPRDLFEYWAHEASLVPVELHPALRWRMAKARDDAWGGMRRIAQEQPGLVAWVRDEVAARGPLTAAEIEHDAPRETGNWGWNWSTVKRALEFLFWAGEVTAADRTTSFARRYDLPERVLPAAVLDAPTPTDAQAHRTLVAIAARSLGVAAEPELRDYFRLPVAGARAAVAELVEAGELTPVTVPGWRLPAYLHAEARLPRWVRGNTLVSPFDPLVWERARAERLFGFTYRIEIYVPAPQRVYGYYVLPFRQGERFTARVDLKADRKAGVLLVPAAWVEPGADPGETAVALAAELYRLAGWLGLDAVAPPAAGDLAAPLAAALVGVAGVR, encoded by the coding sequence ATGGCCGTACCGGATTCGCTCTCCCTCGCCCAGGCCCGCCGGGTCGCCCTGGCCGCCCAGGGCTTCGCCGACCCGGCGCCCACCGGCGTGCCCACCCGCCGCCACCTGCGCCGGGTGCTCGACCGGGTCGGGCTGATCCAGATGGACTCGGTGAACGTGCTGCAACGCGCGCACTACCTGCCGCTCTACAGCCGGCTCGGGCCCTACCCGACCGCCCTGCTCGACACCGCGGCCTACCGCCGCCCCCGTGACCTGTTCGAATACTGGGCGCACGAGGCGTCGCTGGTCCCGGTCGAGCTGCACCCGGCGCTGCGCTGGCGGATGGCCAAGGCGCGCGACGACGCCTGGGGCGGGATGCGCCGGATCGCCCAGGAGCAGCCCGGGCTGGTGGCGTGGGTGCGCGACGAGGTGGCCGCCCGCGGCCCGCTCACCGCGGCCGAGATCGAGCACGACGCCCCCCGCGAGACCGGCAACTGGGGCTGGAACTGGTCGACCGTGAAGCGGGCGCTGGAGTTCCTCTTCTGGGCCGGCGAGGTCACCGCGGCGGACCGCACCACCTCGTTCGCCCGCCGCTACGACCTGCCCGAGCGGGTGCTGCCGGCGGCCGTGCTGGACGCGCCCACCCCGACCGACGCGCAGGCGCACCGTACGCTCGTGGCGATCGCGGCCCGGTCGCTCGGCGTCGCCGCCGAGCCGGAGCTGCGTGACTACTTCCGGCTGCCGGTGGCCGGCGCCCGGGCGGCGGTCGCCGAGCTGGTCGAGGCGGGCGAGCTGACCCCGGTCACGGTGCCGGGCTGGCGACTGCCGGCCTACCTGCACGCCGAGGCTCGGCTGCCCCGCTGGGTCCGGGGCAACACCCTGGTCAGTCCGTTCGACCCGCTGGTCTGGGAGCGGGCACGGGCCGAGCGCCTCTTCGGCTTCACCTACCGCATCGAGATCTACGTGCCGGCGCCGCAGCGGGTTTACGGCTACTACGTGCTGCCGTTCCGGCAGGGCGAGCGCTTCACCGCCCGGGTCGACCTGAAAGCCGACCGGAAGGCCGGCGTGCTGCTGGTGCCGGCCGCCTGGGTCGAGCCGGGCGCCGACCCGGGGGAGACCGCGGTGGCGCTCGCCGCCGAGCTCTACCGGCTCGCCGGTTGGCTCGGCCTGGACGCGGTCGCCCCACCGGCCGCCGGCGATCTGGCCGCACCGCTGGCCGCCGCGCTGGTGGGCGTGGCCGGTGTACGGTGA
- a CDS encoding GNAT family N-acetyltransferase, giving the protein MPTIRREEPDDAESIARVHVHGWRAGYAGIMPEEVLRRLNPAAWAQRRRDLGTADPEHPFTTLVAEDDGVVTGFATFGPYRNNQDRGDLDPAYGELVAIYLEPARWGSGTGPALLAAARAGLAERGWREYRLWVLADNARARRFYERAGHSPDGEETAYPVPLHGGRAPVLLRELRYTARLDG; this is encoded by the coding sequence GTGCCCACCATCCGCCGGGAGGAACCGGACGACGCCGAGTCGATCGCCCGGGTGCACGTCCACGGGTGGCGGGCCGGGTACGCCGGGATCATGCCGGAGGAGGTGCTGCGCCGGCTGAACCCGGCCGCCTGGGCGCAACGCCGCCGCGACCTCGGCACCGCCGACCCGGAGCACCCGTTCACCACGCTCGTCGCCGAGGACGACGGCGTGGTCACCGGCTTCGCCACGTTCGGGCCGTACCGGAACAACCAGGACCGCGGCGACCTCGACCCGGCGTACGGCGAGTTGGTGGCCATCTATCTGGAGCCGGCGCGCTGGGGTTCGGGCACCGGCCCGGCGCTGCTCGCGGCGGCCCGGGCCGGCCTCGCCGAGCGGGGCTGGCGCGAGTATCGGCTCTGGGTGCTCGCCGACAACGCGCGGGCCCGCCGTTTCTACGAGCGGGCCGGGCACTCACCGGACGGGGAGGAGACCGCCTATCCGGTGCCGCTGCACGGCGGGCGCGCCCCGGTCCTGCTCCGCGAGCTGCGTTACACCGCCCGGCTCGACGGCTGA
- a CDS encoding glycosyltransferase family 87 protein, producing the protein MAQGAGRTAAQVVAVAALAAAVTVFLAVAAVRHGFFDLRVYYGALTYWARDGGEIYDFLKAGTQYGFTYPPFAALVMLPMAYLPWGAAIVVSVAATVVVSAVVIWWLLDPVARRSGWTRWFALAVALCLAAAYEPMRETVNFGQVNMLLLFLVAVDLLRLLPAGNRWAGVGIGLATAIKLTPGIFVVYLLVTGRWRAAATAVGSAAVATLVAAAGFPDASREFWTEALWNTDRVGELAFVSNQSLRGVVARLDPEHPSTVAWLLLVLVTLVIWGWRCRRAVAAGDEATGLALTGAVMCLVSPVTWVHHLVWLLPGLILLVDNGMAAPARGRRRRVLLAAALIGYALLCSRIVWSWEKDFTGVDGFLGSNTYVWISLALLLGLPIRRGATPTGGGGPAGSAGPAGSAVEPGGVTQLAEQDRGAPAVQRHRIGGLLPVR; encoded by the coding sequence GTGGCGCAGGGTGCCGGCCGCACGGCCGCGCAGGTCGTCGCCGTGGCGGCGCTCGCCGCGGCGGTCACCGTGTTCCTCGCCGTGGCGGCCGTCCGGCACGGCTTCTTCGACCTGCGGGTCTACTACGGCGCGCTCACCTACTGGGCGCGTGACGGCGGGGAGATCTACGACTTTTTGAAGGCCGGCACCCAGTACGGCTTCACCTACCCGCCGTTCGCGGCGCTCGTCATGCTGCCGATGGCGTACCTGCCATGGGGCGCGGCGATCGTGGTGAGCGTGGCGGCGACGGTGGTGGTGAGCGCCGTGGTGATCTGGTGGCTGCTGGACCCGGTCGCCCGCCGCTCCGGCTGGACCCGGTGGTTCGCCCTCGCGGTCGCGCTCTGCCTGGCCGCCGCGTACGAGCCGATGCGCGAGACGGTCAACTTCGGCCAGGTCAACATGCTGCTGCTGTTCCTGGTGGCGGTGGACCTGCTGCGGCTGCTGCCGGCCGGCAACCGCTGGGCCGGCGTGGGCATCGGCCTGGCCACCGCGATCAAGCTGACCCCGGGCATCTTCGTCGTCTACCTGCTGGTCACCGGTCGCTGGCGGGCCGCCGCCACCGCGGTCGGCTCGGCCGCCGTCGCCACCCTGGTGGCCGCCGCCGGATTCCCGGACGCGTCCCGGGAGTTCTGGACCGAGGCGCTGTGGAACACCGACCGGGTCGGTGAGCTGGCGTTCGTCTCCAACCAGTCGCTGCGCGGGGTGGTGGCCCGGCTCGACCCGGAGCACCCGAGCACGGTCGCCTGGCTGCTGCTCGTACTCGTGACGCTCGTGATCTGGGGTTGGCGGTGCCGGCGCGCGGTGGCCGCCGGCGACGAGGCCACCGGCCTGGCCCTGACCGGCGCGGTGATGTGCCTGGTCAGCCCGGTGACCTGGGTGCACCACCTGGTCTGGCTGCTGCCCGGCCTGATCCTGCTCGTCGACAACGGCATGGCGGCGCCCGCCCGGGGGCGCCGCCGCCGCGTGCTGCTGGCCGCCGCGCTGATCGGGTACGCGTTGCTGTGCAGCCGGATCGTCTGGTCCTGGGAGAAGGACTTCACCGGCGTGGACGGCTTCCTCGGCAGCAACACCTACGTCTGGATCAGCCTGGCGCTGCTGCTCGGCCTGCCGATCCGCCGCGGGGCGACACCGACCGGCGGCGGTGGGCCGGCCGGATCGGCGGGTCCGGCCGGGTCAGCCGTCGAGCCGGGCGGTGTAACGCAGCTCGCGGAGCAGGACCGGGGCGCGCCCGCCGTGCAGCGGCACCGGATAGGCGGTCTCCTCCCCGTCCGGTGA
- a CDS encoding GNAT family N-acetyltransferase, which produces MAAGYVRPARPEDIAEIARIQLATWRVAYRRILPRHVLDNLDEAYLARRWGAAVQEPPSGAHRVLVAVEQAAQSYLVGFAASGPADAEALAPGEPADALTPGLAAVTDLLVEPRWGRRGHGSRLLAAAVEHWRDDGFTRAVAWVFDADAATRAFLGSTGWEPDGATRALDVDDMLVPQLRLHVAVPEAAQPLSQPPSAPPP; this is translated from the coding sequence ATGGCTGCAGGCTACGTCCGCCCCGCGCGTCCCGAGGACATCGCCGAGATCGCACGCATCCAGCTCGCGACCTGGCGGGTCGCGTACCGCCGGATCCTGCCCCGACACGTGCTCGACAACCTGGACGAGGCGTACCTCGCCCGGCGGTGGGGCGCGGCGGTGCAGGAGCCGCCCTCGGGCGCGCACCGGGTGCTTGTCGCCGTCGAACAGGCGGCGCAATCCTATCTGGTGGGGTTCGCCGCCTCCGGTCCGGCCGACGCCGAGGCGCTGGCCCCCGGCGAGCCGGCCGACGCGCTCACCCCGGGCCTGGCGGCGGTGACCGACCTGCTTGTCGAGCCGCGCTGGGGTCGGCGCGGGCACGGCAGCCGGCTGCTCGCCGCCGCGGTCGAGCACTGGCGCGACGACGGGTTCACCCGGGCGGTGGCGTGGGTGTTCGACGCGGACGCGGCGACCCGGGCGTTCCTCGGCTCGACCGGCTGGGAGCCGGACGGCGCGACCCGGGCGCTCGACGTGGACGACATGCTGGTCCCCCAACTCCGCCTACACGTCGCCGTCCCAGAGGCGGCCCAGCCCTTGTCCCAGCCCCCGTCGGCGCCGCCCCCTTGA
- a CDS encoding GNAT family N-acetyltransferase, whose product MIDSGERDRLGRRVTLRPVGDDNWRPVADVAPRDDQRGFVPALAARYLLLTTHSDVWNSLAVYADETVVGHVMWGVDDDGSRWIGGMMIDAAEQGRGVGRATVRTLAGHLAQAGHPVRLSYHPDNTAAVALYSSLGFHPTGAMEDEELIAELPHPTPEGRSGRPPRRP is encoded by the coding sequence ATGATCGATTCTGGGGAGCGCGACCGCCTCGGTCGCCGGGTGACCCTGCGCCCGGTGGGCGACGACAACTGGCGGCCGGTGGCCGACGTGGCCCCGCGCGACGACCAGCGCGGCTTCGTGCCGGCCCTGGCCGCCCGTTACCTGCTGCTCACCACGCACTCGGACGTCTGGAACTCGCTCGCCGTGTACGCCGACGAGACCGTGGTGGGGCACGTCATGTGGGGCGTGGACGACGACGGCTCGCGCTGGATCGGCGGCATGATGATCGACGCCGCCGAGCAGGGCCGGGGCGTGGGCCGGGCCACCGTACGCACGCTCGCCGGACACCTGGCGCAGGCGGGTCACCCGGTCCGCCTGAGCTACCACCCGGACAACACCGCGGCCGTCGCCCTGTACTCGTCCCTGGGCTTCCACCCTACGGGCGCCATGGAGGACGAGGAACTCATCGCTGAACTCCCCCACCCCACCCCCGAGGGGCGATCCGGCCGCCCGCCTCGGCGACCATGA
- the dapB gene encoding 4-hydroxy-tetrahydrodipicolinate reductase, whose protein sequence is MTEEQRNAARVGVLGARGRMGMEVCKAVDGASDLELVAAVDQGDDLTAVADAGAGVVVDFTTPDAVMDNLRWCVERGIHAVVGTTGFTGQRLDQVREWLADRPKVGVVIAPNFGIGAVLMMQFAARAARHFESVEIVEQHHPRKLDAPSGTATHTARLIAAARAEAGLGPAPDATRDEVAGARGADIDGVRVHAVRATGLVAHQEVLFGTTGETLTIRHDSYDRASFMPGVLLAVREVGRRPGLTVGLDALLS, encoded by the coding sequence GTGACTGAGGAGCAGAGGAACGCGGCCCGGGTCGGCGTGCTGGGTGCCCGGGGCCGGATGGGCATGGAGGTCTGCAAGGCCGTCGACGGTGCGTCCGACCTGGAGCTGGTCGCCGCCGTCGACCAGGGCGACGACCTGACCGCGGTGGCCGACGCCGGCGCCGGCGTGGTCGTCGACTTCACCACTCCCGACGCGGTGATGGACAACCTGCGCTGGTGCGTGGAGCGGGGCATCCACGCGGTGGTGGGCACCACCGGCTTCACCGGGCAGCGGCTCGACCAGGTGCGCGAGTGGCTGGCCGACCGGCCCAAGGTGGGCGTGGTGATCGCCCCCAACTTCGGCATCGGCGCGGTGCTGATGATGCAGTTCGCCGCCCGCGCGGCCCGGCACTTCGAGTCGGTCGAGATCGTCGAGCAGCACCACCCGCGCAAGCTGGACGCGCCCAGCGGCACCGCCACCCACACCGCGCGGCTGATCGCGGCGGCCCGCGCCGAGGCGGGTCTCGGCCCCGCGCCGGACGCCACCCGCGACGAGGTGGCCGGCGCCCGCGGCGCCGACATCGACGGGGTACGCGTGCACGCGGTCCGCGCCACCGGCCTGGTCGCCCACCAGGAGGTGCTGTTCGGCACCACCGGCGAGACGCTCACTATCCGGCACGACTCGTACGACCGGGCCTCGTTCATGCCCGGGGTGCTGCTGGCGGTGCGCGAGGTCGGCCGCCGGCCGGGTCTGACCGTCGGCCTGGACGCCCTGCTCTCCTGA